From the genome of Hydrogenobacter sp., one region includes:
- a CDS encoding 2-amino-3,7-dideoxy-D-threo-hept-6-ulosonate synthase, producing MVSIGKAVRLERIIDRNTGNTIIVPMDHGVSSGPIEGIVDIRSAVNDVAEGGANAVVLHKGMVKAGHRGKGKDIGLIVHLSASTDLSPTKNDKVLVCTVEEAIKLGADGVSVHINIGADMEREMLRDLGYVSKVCEEWGMPLLAMVYGRGKDINQYDPKVIAHCARIGAELGADIVKVPYSGDPESFKIAVEGSPVPVVIAGGPKMKTEREVLEMVKGAIEAGAKGLSVGRNIFQAKDRVKMVKALVHIVHKGGSVEEAMEILKEEE from the coding sequence ATGGTAAGCATAGGAAAAGCTGTCAGACTTGAGAGAATCATTGACAGAAATACCGGAAACACCATCATAGTGCCTATGGATCACGGTGTTAGCTCTGGACCAATAGAGGGCATAGTAGACATAAGGAGTGCGGTGAATGATGTTGCGGAAGGAGGTGCCAATGCAGTTGTTCTGCACAAAGGTATGGTAAAAGCTGGACACAGAGGAAAAGGCAAAGATATTGGTCTAATAGTACATCTTTCCGCTTCAACGGATCTTTCTCCCACTAAGAACGACAAGGTTCTTGTATGTACAGTAGAAGAAGCTATTAAACTTGGGGCTGACGGTGTATCCGTGCATATCAATATAGGTGCGGATATGGAAAGGGAGATGCTCAGGGATCTCGGATATGTATCAAAGGTGTGTGAGGAGTGGGGTATGCCCCTTTTAGCCATGGTGTACGGAAGAGGTAAGGATATAAATCAGTACGATCCTAAGGTGATAGCTCACTGTGCGAGGATAGGTGCGGAGCTTGGTGCGGATATAGTAAAAGTCCCTTACAGTGGAGACCCGGAAAGTTTTAAAATTGCTGTGGAAGGTTCTCCAGTTCCCGTAGTTATAGCGGGAGGACCAAAAATGAAGACAGAAAGGGAAGTTTTAGAGATGGTCAAAGGTGCAATAGAGGCAGGTGCGAAGGGGCTATCTGTAGGAAGAAACATTTTTCAGGCAAAAGACAGAGTAAAGATGGTAAAAGCTCTCGTACATATAGTCCATAAAGGTGGAAGCGTTGAAGAGGCTATGGAGATCCTTAAGGAAGAAGAATAA
- a CDS encoding enoyl-ACP reductase: MGILEGKKALITGVANEKSIAYGIAKAFYREGAKLAFTYASEKLKSRVQEIAAEFGSDLTFECDVSRDEHIKSLGSALKSVWGNLDILVHSIAFAPREEFKGGVIDTSREGFKIAMDVSVYSLIALTRELLSLMEGRNGSIITLTYYGAEKVVPHYNVMGIAKSALESTVRYLAYDIAKYGHRINAISAGPVKTLAAYSITGFHLLMEHTTKVNPFGRAITIEDVGDTAVFLCSDLARAITGEVLHVDNGYHIMGVFGREEEIKKEIFGENS, from the coding sequence ATGGGTATTCTTGAGGGAAAGAAGGCTCTCATAACAGGTGTGGCTAACGAAAAGAGTATAGCTTACGGTATAGCAAAAGCCTTTTACAGGGAGGGAGCAAAACTCGCCTTTACCTATGCCAGCGAAAAGCTCAAAAGTAGAGTACAAGAGATAGCAGCTGAGTTCGGTTCGGATCTCACTTTTGAGTGTGACGTGTCAAGGGATGAACATATAAAATCTCTCGGATCTGCCCTTAAATCGGTTTGGGGGAATCTGGATATTCTCGTTCATTCAATAGCCTTTGCTCCAAGAGAGGAATTTAAAGGTGGTGTTATAGACACATCAAGGGAGGGATTTAAAATAGCTATGGATGTGTCCGTTTATTCTTTGATAGCTCTCACCAGAGAGTTACTCTCCCTTATGGAAGGAAGGAACGGCTCAATAATTACGCTTACATATTATGGTGCTGAGAAGGTAGTTCCGCATTATAATGTTATGGGAATAGCCAAATCAGCTCTTGAAAGTACGGTCAGATATTTAGCGTATGATATCGCTAAGTACGGGCATAGGATAAACGCCATTTCAGCGGGACCTGTAAAAACACTCGCCGCGTACAGTATAACAGGTTTTCACCTTTTGATGGAACATACCACAAAGGTAAATCCTTTTGGAAGAGCTATAACCATAGAGGACGTAGGAGATACAGCGGTTTTTTTGTGTAGCGATCTGGCGAGGGCTATAACAGGTGAGGTTCTGCACGTAGATAACGGATATCACATAATGGGTGTGTTTGGAAGAGAAGAAGAGATAAAGAAGGAAATATTCGGAGAAAATTCATGA